In a genomic window of Coprococcus eutactus:
- the iorA gene encoding indolepyruvate ferredoxin oxidoreductase subunit alpha, producing MGEKKIMLGNAAIARGCYEAGVKVSAAYPGTPSTEISENMVQYKGDIYSEWSPNEKVATEVAIGASFAGVRSIVSMKHVGVNVASDPLFTAAYTGVNGGMVLVAADDPGMYSSQNEQDSRLVARTAMIPVVEPSDSQEAKDFTKYAFELSEKYDTPVMLRTTTRLSHSQGVVELCDRQEIPDKPYERNIKKYVMMPGNAIPRHVFVEQRLKDMAADGADMPINRVEMRDKSVGVITSGIPYQYVREAMPNASVLKLGMVNPLPRKMIEDFCAQVDKVYVIEELEPHIETQVRAWGIDAVGKELLTVQGEYSANMLREKILGEKVETAEAAQVPARPPILCPGCPHRSVFSVLSELKIHAAGDIGCYTLGAVAPLSVIDTTVCMGSSISTLHGMEKAKGKDYIKNWVAVIGDSTFLHTGVNSLMNMVYNQSTGTVIILDNSTTGMTGHQDHAATGKTLMGDPTYAIDIYNLCKALGIQNVHEINAFDIEGLKKLIKEETAKDEVSVIITKSPCVLLKTTKITGRCKAIPEKCKKCGMCLKPGCPAVIRQEDGTIRIDDTLCTGCGLCMKRCKFDAIEREEF from the coding sequence ATGGGCGAGAAGAAGATTATGCTTGGTAACGCAGCCATTGCAAGAGGCTGTTATGAAGCAGGTGTCAAGGTGTCAGCGGCATATCCTGGAACACCAAGTACAGAGATCAGTGAGAACATGGTGCAGTATAAAGGAGACATTTACTCAGAATGGTCACCAAATGAAAAGGTTGCCACAGAGGTAGCTATTGGTGCATCATTTGCTGGGGTAAGATCCATAGTGTCGATGAAGCACGTAGGTGTGAATGTTGCATCAGATCCACTGTTCACAGCAGCATACACAGGTGTGAACGGAGGTATGGTACTTGTTGCAGCGGACGATCCAGGAATGTACTCATCGCAGAATGAGCAGGATTCAAGACTTGTTGCAAGAACAGCCATGATTCCGGTGGTTGAGCCATCAGACAGCCAGGAGGCAAAGGATTTCACAAAGTATGCATTTGAGCTGAGTGAGAAGTATGATACTCCTGTAATGCTCCGTACAACCACAAGACTTTCACACTCACAGGGGGTTGTAGAGCTTTGCGACAGACAGGAGATTCCTGACAAGCCATATGAGAGAAATATAAAGAAATATGTCATGATGCCTGGTAATGCTATACCACGTCATGTATTCGTAGAGCAGAGACTCAAGGACATGGCAGCAGATGGCGCTGACATGCCGATCAACAGAGTTGAGATGAGGGACAAGAGCGTGGGTGTCATCACCAGTGGTATCCCTTATCAGTATGTGAGAGAGGCTATGCCAAACGCATCAGTCTTAAAGCTTGGTATGGTAAATCCGCTTCCAAGAAAGATGATCGAGGATTTCTGTGCACAGGTTGACAAGGTATATGTCATCGAGGAGCTTGAGCCACATATCGAGACTCAGGTGAGAGCGTGGGGGATAGATGCAGTCGGTAAAGAACTACTCACAGTTCAGGGTGAGTACAGTGCCAACATGCTCAGGGAGAAAATCCTGGGCGAGAAGGTTGAGACTGCTGAGGCTGCTCAGGTTCCAGCAAGACCACCTATCCTCTGCCCTGGTTGTCCACATAGAAGCGTATTCTCAGTTCTCTCAGAGCTGAAGATACACGCAGCAGGAGATATCGGATGCTATACACTTGGAGCTGTTGCGCCACTCAGTGTTATTGACACAACAGTCTGCATGGGTTCATCTATCTCTACCCTTCATGGAATGGAGAAGGCAAAGGGCAAGGATTACATCAAGAACTGGGTAGCAGTCATAGGTGATTCAACATTCCTTCACACAGGTGTGAACTCACTCATGAACATGGTATATAACCAGAGTACAGGAACAGTCATCATACTTGACAACTCTACAACAGGTATGACAGGACATCAGGATCACGCCGCAACAGGCAAGACACTGATGGGAGATCCTACATACGCCATTGATATTTACAATCTCTGCAAGGCACTGGGAATCCAGAACGTCCATGAGATAAATGCATTTGATATAGAAGGTCTTAAGAAGCTCATCAAGGAGGAGACAGCAAAGGATGAGGTATCAGTCATCATCACAAAGTCACCTTGTGTACTTTTGAAGACGACTAAGATAACAGGAAGATGCAAGGCAATACCTGAGAAGTGTAAGAAGTGCGGTATGTGCTTAAAGCCAGGATGTCCTGCAGTTATCAGGCAGGAGGATGGAACCATCCGTATAGATGACACACTCTGTACAGGCTGCGGACTGTGCATGAAGCGATGCAAGTTCGATGCTATAGAAAGGGAGGAGTTCTAA
- a CDS encoding vWA domain-containing protein, producing MMKYNSKIFARSICAVMAGIMMVGGLTGCGNDDAVDGRGMRLEKQNGDKTEITGIAEKYREKESKQKKKSLQDNGLRGIFNSTSNDVMYAEEACDVETVAGDTAMVTDTSNSMYSEVAYDTREYDSMTENGFVSTVDRPLSTFAADRDTASYSNVRSYIESGSLPPDGAVRIEEMLNYFTYDYRKKPEDGEKFSIYTEYSDCPWNKDTKLMMVGINTDEIDFGDKKPSNLVFLIDTSGSMYDDNKLPLVQQSFAMLAENLDENDRVSIVTYAGEDTVVLSGTPGSEQYTISEALSNMTAEGCTNGGDAIITAYELAEKNFINGGNNRVILATDGDLNVGLTSESDLVDLITEEKKENNIFLSVLGFGTDNLKDNKLEALADNGDGSYAFIDSAYEAKKVLVDEMGGTLNTVAKDVKFQLEFNPTNVKGYRQIGYENRALADADFANDAVDGGEIGAGHMVTVLYEIVPAGSDFEVPAANHKYGENINQVNTAESTSQDLRDKSDSAENYAGELATVNIRYKDPDGDKSNLVSCVVKTDSYNGGMSADMSAASAVAAYGMLLKNSEYAGAADLDMVLSLVSGKTGSSSDSDDIIDMQWQDFADMVRQTQKIKG from the coding sequence ATGATGAAATATAATTCAAAAATATTTGCAAGATCCATATGCGCAGTTATGGCAGGGATTATGATGGTAGGAGGTCTTACGGGCTGCGGTAACGATGATGCAGTAGATGGCAGGGGAATGCGCCTTGAAAAACAAAATGGGGATAAGACAGAGATAACAGGGATCGCAGAAAAGTACAGGGAAAAAGAAAGTAAGCAAAAAAAGAAGTCGCTGCAGGACAATGGCTTGAGAGGAATATTCAACAGTACGTCGAATGATGTTATGTATGCGGAGGAAGCTTGTGATGTGGAAACAGTCGCTGGAGATACAGCGATGGTGACAGATACTTCAAATTCTATGTATTCAGAGGTCGCCTACGATACGAGAGAATATGACAGCATGACGGAGAATGGATTTGTGTCCACAGTTGACAGACCACTTTCTACATTTGCGGCGGACAGGGATACAGCATCCTACAGCAACGTTAGGTCATATATAGAGTCAGGTAGTCTTCCTCCTGATGGAGCGGTGAGAATAGAGGAGATGTTGAATTATTTTACCTATGACTACAGAAAGAAGCCTGAGGACGGAGAGAAGTTTTCTATATACACAGAATATTCGGACTGCCCGTGGAACAAGGACACAAAGCTTATGATGGTGGGGATCAACACAGACGAGATAGATTTCGGGGACAAGAAGCCTTCAAATCTAGTGTTCCTGATCGATACCTCGGGATCTATGTATGATGACAATAAACTCCCTCTTGTGCAGCAGTCATTTGCTATGCTCGCGGAGAATCTGGATGAAAATGACAGGGTTAGCATAGTGACTTATGCGGGAGAGGATACTGTGGTGCTCTCGGGTACACCAGGTTCAGAGCAGTATACTATAAGTGAGGCTCTTTCAAATATGACCGCTGAGGGCTGCACCAACGGCGGCGATGCCATCATCACAGCTTATGAGCTGGCGGAGAAAAACTTCATAAATGGTGGAAATAACCGTGTCATACTTGCGACAGATGGGGACTTGAACGTGGGGCTGACCAGTGAAAGCGACCTTGTGGATCTAATAACCGAGGAGAAAAAGGAAAACAACATTTTCCTCAGCGTGCTTGGGTTTGGAACGGACAATCTGAAGGACAACAAGCTTGAAGCGCTGGCAGATAACGGCGATGGAAGCTATGCATTTATAGATTCCGCATATGAGGCAAAGAAGGTGCTGGTGGACGAGATGGGCGGCACACTGAACACCGTTGCCAAGGACGTGAAGTTTCAGTTAGAGTTCAACCCGACAAATGTAAAGGGATACAGACAGATAGGCTATGAGAACCGCGCTCTTGCGGATGCGGATTTTGCAAATGATGCGGTGGACGGCGGTGAGATAGGTGCAGGACACATGGTTACGGTGCTGTATGAGATAGTGCCGGCCGGATCTGATTTTGAAGTACCTGCGGCCAATCACAAATACGGAGAAAATATAAATCAGGTGAATACAGCAGAGTCAACATCACAAGACCTTCGGGATAAGTCAGATAGCGCAGAGAACTATGCAGGTGAGCTTGCGACAGTGAACATAAGATACAAGGACCCCGATGGAGATAAGAGCAACCTTGTGAGCTGTGTGGTGAAGACAGACAGCTACAACGGCGGAATGTCCGCTGACATGAGTGCGGCAAGTGCAGTGGCGGCTTATGGCATGCTCCTCAAAAACAGTGAGTACGCGGGAGCAGCAGATCTTGATATGGTTCTGTCGCTGGTTAGTGGGAAGACGGGAAGTTCATCCGACAGTGATGACATTATCGATATGCAGTGGCAGGATTTTGCAGATATGGTACGTCAGACTCAGAAAATCAAGGGTTAG
- a CDS encoding GGDEF domain-containing protein — translation MYTNLLAWGIKVMNDMYKEDIEARWQLLVWRTVIAICGVTFALSWILYGVHRVEKNIGSGLYMLEYIFIPMAIQIITLVVCYFMIKADNISNEKKNYVVIGLIFVSIGVISFTYYSVLPLIMLPILTIVATALFADQSLTIWSGVVVAILTVIDMVRYHFEYTDSVAGLNWVGVLSIFLLLIILLCVMVVIVNTHTKALMSSIMGSYNRQVTLMSELMIDPMTGLYNRRSFEDSLEKEIERAEQTGAKSYVTIFDIDHFKEVNDTYGHSNGDIVIKALCKMMKEKSKDMGLAFRYGGEEFVILFHDVELSKVMNIVEDIRTEFRCYYFHFMNKDGITCSCGVAEYIKGESSKAWFNRADSALYKAKESGRNRTVISE, via the coding sequence ATGTATACAAATTTACTTGCATGGGGTATCAAGGTTATGAATGATATGTACAAAGAAGATATAGAAGCAAGATGGCAGCTGCTTGTATGGCGGACGGTCATTGCTATATGTGGTGTTACATTTGCGCTTTCATGGATATTGTATGGGGTTCATAGGGTAGAGAAGAATATAGGCAGCGGTCTTTATATGCTGGAATACATATTTATTCCGATGGCCATACAGATCATTACACTGGTGGTGTGTTACTTTATGATCAAAGCGGACAATATATCCAATGAGAAGAAAAATTACGTGGTCATAGGATTGATATTCGTGTCTATAGGAGTTATATCATTCACATATTATTCCGTTTTGCCACTCATCATGTTGCCAATCTTAACCATAGTTGCTACGGCATTGTTTGCGGATCAGTCACTAACCATATGGTCTGGTGTTGTGGTGGCGATACTAACCGTAATTGATATGGTGAGGTATCATTTTGAGTACACTGACAGTGTGGCGGGGCTTAACTGGGTCGGAGTGCTCAGCATATTTCTTTTGTTGATCATTCTTTTGTGCGTGATGGTGGTTATAGTCAACACACATACAAAAGCACTTATGAGTTCTATAATGGGCAGCTACAACAGACAGGTCACTCTCATGAGTGAGCTTATGATAGATCCGATGACGGGACTTTACAACAGACGTTCATTTGAGGACAGTCTGGAGAAGGAGATAGAACGTGCCGAGCAGACAGGAGCCAAGTCGTATGTGACTATATTTGATATAGATCATTTCAAGGAGGTAAATGACACATACGGACATAGCAACGGTGATATAGTCATCAAGGCTCTCTGCAAGATGATGAAAGAGAAATCTAAGGATATGGGGCTTGCGTTCAGATACGGCGGCGAGGAGTTTGTCATACTGTTCCATGATGTGGAACTATCAAAGGTCATGAATATTGTAGAGGACATAAGAACAGAGTTCAGATGTTATTATTTCCATTTTATGAACAAGGATGGAATCACATGTAGCTGTGGTGTGGCAGAGTACATCAAGGGTGAGAGCTCAAAGGCCTGGTTTAACAGAGCTGATTCAGCGCTTTATAAGGCAAAGGAGTCAGGACGTAACAGGACGGTCATAAGCGAGTGA
- a CDS encoding GTP pyrophosphokinase encodes MESIQTNALNSKYINSLLRPEENPFMQEMQNFEEIMMMYSCAIREVKTKFEVLNDDFSVRYKRNPIEFIQSRIKKPVSIAKKLASKGCPVTCASILNNLDDVAGIRVICPFIDDIYMVAEKLISQDDITLIEAKDYISHPKPNGYRSLHVIVEIPVFFADHTRNMRVEVQIRTIAMDFWASLDHQLRYKKDIPNVDMISARLKKCADVISATDLEMQSIKNSIYGQRYIPELKRESPEE; translated from the coding sequence ATGGAATCAATACAGACAAATGCTCTGAACAGCAAATACATCAATTCCCTTCTGCGTCCGGAGGAAAATCCCTTCATGCAGGAGATGCAGAACTTTGAGGAGATCATGATGATGTATTCATGTGCCATCAGAGAGGTAAAGACAAAATTCGAAGTGCTGAATGATGATTTCAGCGTAAGATATAAGAGAAATCCTATAGAATTCATACAGTCAAGGATCAAAAAGCCTGTCAGCATTGCCAAAAAGCTTGCTAGCAAGGGCTGTCCGGTTACATGTGCAAGTATACTGAACAATCTGGATGATGTCGCCGGAATAAGAGTCATCTGCCCATTCATCGACGACATATATATGGTGGCAGAAAAGCTCATAAGTCAGGACGACATCACCCTGATTGAAGCAAAAGACTACATATCGCATCCAAAGCCAAATGGCTACCGCAGTCTGCATGTCATAGTCGAGATTCCTGTGTTCTTCGCAGACCACACAAGGAATATGCGTGTGGAGGTACAGATCAGAACAATCGCGATGGACTTCTGGGCGAGCCTGGATCACCAGCTCAGATATAAGAAGGATATCCCGAACGTGGACATGATCTCCGCAAGACTTAAGAAATGCGCAGATGTGATATCCGCAACAGACCTTGAGATGCAGTCCATCAAGAACAGCATATATGGTCAGAGGTATATTCCTGAACTTAAGAGAGAATCACCTGAAGAATAA
- a CDS encoding SH3 domain-containing protein, which translates to MNRHEDELEKEIADKYIENMDAPDLWEKIEAGLDAVDAQRVQDKKSGDKKFGVKKDRKVRNRRTIQIVSGLVAAAVVCVLIVAGPLRNSRKRASDKTAQDNSVKVTSDESYYAEESDAAAADDIQGDAAEMADNATASYDVQRNTDAQNSVNSADYIPMIMLDGVLYRDTYDMVDADSVDESKAAYAESYTDGVPANDGEVNFDMNPSRNSAYIVCDDGSLVVKVEGNWYRFERAE; encoded by the coding sequence ATGAACAGACATGAAGATGAACTGGAAAAGGAAATAGCTGACAAATATATAGAGAATATGGATGCACCTGATCTCTGGGAAAAAATAGAGGCAGGACTTGATGCGGTGGATGCGCAGCGGGTGCAGGATAAGAAATCTGGAGATAAGAAGTTTGGAGTCAAGAAAGACCGTAAAGTCAGGAACAGAAGAACCATCCAGATCGTCTCCGGTCTTGTGGCAGCGGCAGTGGTGTGTGTGCTGATCGTAGCCGGACCGTTAAGGAACAGCCGTAAGAGGGCAAGCGATAAGACAGCGCAGGACAACAGTGTGAAGGTGACTTCGGATGAAAGTTATTATGCAGAAGAAAGTGACGCGGCTGCGGCAGACGATATTCAAGGCGACGCTGCTGAAATGGCAGACAACGCCACGGCGAGCTATGATGTACAGAGAAATACTGATGCTCAGAATTCTGTGAATAGTGCTGACTATATCCCCATGATCATGTTGGATGGTGTGCTCTACAGGGACACATACGACATGGTCGATGCTGACAGCGTGGATGAGAGCAAAGCGGCCTACGCTGAGAGCTACACCGATGGCGTGCCGGCAAATGACGGCGAGGTCAACTTTGACATGAACCCATCCAGAAACTCAGCCTACATTGTGTGTGATGATGGCAGCCTTGTAGTGAAGGTTGAGGGCAACTGGTACAGATTTGAGAGGGCAGAATAG
- a CDS encoding CvfB family protein yields the protein MIRIGEWNDLVIKRERDFGVYVGSADDDREVLLPRKQVPNGAKIGEHINVFVYRDSDDRIIATVKVPYITMGKMAVLRCVGTTKIGAFMDWGLEKDILLPFKEQSGPVREGREYLVRMYTDKSDRLCVSMKVYEYLSCESPYKQGDEISGIVIEYKSEYGAFVAVDNKYAALVPGKEIHSAIYPGDKIQGRVADVREDGKLNLTLQKPAKIQTRENAEMIVNIIESYNGVLPFNDKADTSVIEKEFGISKRSFKMAVGKLLRDGLIRITENNIELLTEEERKELAAKGTTKDDVVKRKKTQKSFGQTYAGDISKTRNKPEGSSRKEFAGKTVPNRSGKVKFTRSSGGRRNNWHAMLAEQETDSTDDI from the coding sequence ATGATAAGAATAGGTGAATGGAACGATCTGGTTATCAAGAGAGAAAGAGATTTTGGCGTGTACGTCGGAAGCGCTGATGACGACAGGGAAGTACTCCTGCCAAGAAAACAGGTTCCAAACGGCGCGAAGATCGGGGAACATATAAATGTGTTCGTGTACAGAGACTCGGATGACAGAATAATTGCGACGGTTAAGGTTCCATATATAACTATGGGGAAGATGGCAGTGCTCAGGTGCGTTGGAACAACCAAGATAGGCGCGTTCATGGACTGGGGACTTGAGAAGGACATACTTCTTCCATTTAAAGAGCAGTCAGGACCAGTCAGGGAAGGCAGAGAGTATCTGGTGAGAATGTATACGGATAAGTCAGACAGACTGTGCGTATCAATGAAGGTCTATGAATATCTTAGTTGCGAATCTCCATATAAGCAGGGCGACGAGATATCAGGCATAGTGATAGAGTACAAGTCGGAATATGGAGCATTTGTCGCAGTCGACAACAAATATGCGGCACTCGTACCTGGCAAGGAGATTCACAGTGCAATATATCCAGGAGATAAGATCCAGGGAAGGGTTGCGGATGTCCGTGAAGATGGTAAACTCAATCTCACGCTTCAGAAACCAGCAAAGATACAGACTCGTGAGAATGCGGAGATGATAGTTAACATAATAGAATCCTATAACGGCGTGCTGCCATTTAATGATAAAGCCGACACATCAGTCATTGAGAAGGAATTTGGAATAAGCAAGAGATCGTTCAAGATGGCGGTGGGCAAGCTGCTCAGAGACGGTCTGATCCGTATAACTGAGAATAATATCGAGCTACTTACAGAGGAGGAGAGAAAAGAGCTTGCGGCAAAAGGAACGACAAAGGATGACGTTGTAAAGAGGAAAAAAACTCAGAAATCATTTGGACAGACGTATGCAGGAGACATATCAAAGACCAGAAATAAGCCGGAGGGAAGCAGTAGAAAAGAATTTGCAGGGAAAACTGTTCCAAATAGGTCTGGAAAGGTCAAATTCACCCGCAGCAGCGGTGGAAGACGAAACAACTGGCATGCTATGCTGGCAGAGCAGGAGACAGACAGCACGGATGATATTTGA
- a CDS encoding acyl-[acyl-carrier-protein] thioesterase, protein MYSYDAIVRYSETGGRKTSSMATIANYFQDCAILQSEEVGIGLDYLAEHNRAWFLISWQIEVDRYPELGEQIKVRTWAYDFKASLGFRNIDVIDGEGNRIVKAASIWSYVDTESMRPVKIDQEVAEAYPMEPAIDMEYAPRKIKLWDEYTKVDTRHVMSYQIDSNNHMNNEAYIALAQEYVEDITDITAVRAEYKMQYVKDDVIVVKRARDGKYVQILLCDEEDRVKCVVQFELRA, encoded by the coding sequence ATGTATTCATATGACGCGATAGTTAGATACAGTGAGACAGGCGGAAGAAAGACATCGAGCATGGCGACCATCGCCAACTATTTTCAGGATTGCGCTATCCTTCAATCGGAGGAGGTCGGAATAGGTCTTGATTACCTTGCAGAACATAACAGAGCATGGTTTTTGATATCATGGCAGATAGAGGTGGATAGATATCCTGAGCTTGGAGAGCAGATAAAGGTCCGCACATGGGCTTATGATTTCAAGGCATCACTCGGATTTAGAAACATAGATGTGATTGATGGTGAAGGAAACAGGATTGTCAAGGCAGCATCGATATGGAGTTATGTTGATACTGAGAGCATGCGTCCGGTCAAGATAGACCAGGAGGTTGCAGAGGCTTATCCGATGGAACCTGCAATAGATATGGAATATGCGCCGCGAAAGATAAAACTTTGGGATGAATATACAAAGGTGGATACACGGCATGTCATGTCGTATCAGATAGATTCCAACAATCATATGAACAACGAGGCTTATATAGCTCTTGCACAGGAATATGTGGAAGATATAACAGATATTACAGCGGTCAGGGCAGAATATAAGATGCAATATGTCAAGGATGACGTTATAGTAGTAAAGAGGGCTCGTGATGGAAAGTATGTACAGATACTTTTGTGTGACGAGGAGGACCGGGTAAAGTGTGTTGTCCAGTTTGAACTCAGGGCATAG
- a CDS encoding amidohydrolase family protein, whose protein sequence is MIIDFHTHTYPDKIAAKTVELLAGRSGTVPHSDGTLMGLESDMEHRRVDISVVLPVATSPKQYKHINESAQVENEQFADTHVWSFGGIHPDNDNYKEILRDISDKGLKGIKLHPDYQGAFFNDIRYKRIISYATELGLIVVTHAGQDIGLPEVVHCTPAMTEEVLDEVQPDKLVLAHMGGWQMWQDVLDRLCGRDVYLDTAFSYGHIQYRDGAVHKWKLMDSDMFKAIVEKHGADRVLFGTDSPWSDQSETISDIEGLKFPEDVRKKIMGENAARLLRI, encoded by the coding sequence ATGATAATCGATTTTCACACACACACATACCCGGATAAAATAGCGGCGAAGACTGTGGAGCTTCTTGCGGGAAGATCCGGAACTGTGCCGCACTCAGACGGAACACTCATGGGTCTTGAGAGTGATATGGAGCACAGACGTGTGGATATATCCGTGGTGCTTCCTGTTGCCACTTCGCCGAAACAGTATAAGCATATAAATGAATCAGCACAGGTGGAGAATGAACAGTTTGCGGACACCCATGTGTGGTCATTTGGCGGTATACACCCGGATAACGACAACTACAAAGAGATACTCAGGGATATAAGTGACAAAGGACTTAAGGGGATAAAGCTTCATCCGGACTATCAGGGGGCGTTCTTCAACGATATAAGATACAAGAGGATAATAAGCTATGCCACGGAGCTAGGACTTATCGTGGTCACTCATGCAGGGCAGGATATAGGCCTTCCTGAAGTGGTGCACTGTACACCGGCAATGACGGAGGAGGTGCTGGATGAGGTTCAGCCGGACAAGCTTGTTCTTGCCCATATGGGTGGGTGGCAGATGTGGCAGGATGTTTTGGACAGGCTGTGTGGCAGGGATGTATATCTGGATACGGCATTTTCATATGGACATATACAGTACAGGGATGGAGCAGTACACAAATGGAAACTTATGGATTCCGATATGTTCAAGGCAATAGTGGAGAAGCATGGCGCTGACCGTGTACTCTTCGGAACCGACAGCCCATGGTCAGATCAGTCCGAGACGATCTCAGATATAGAGGGATTAAAGTTTCCCGAGGATGTGAGAAAAAAGATAATGGGGGAAAACGCGGCTCGTCTGCTTCGTATATAA
- a CDS encoding N-acetylmuramoyl-L-alanine amidase family protein, which translates to MSKRKKKMTVKQLRALVAFLVVINIILLICVLVLGIFLAKANSGKARQQTVRLKKANDTYTVCVDAGHGGSDVGAVGLDGSYEKDDNLRLALKVADALEKSGVNVVLTRSDDSDTQLASRSVIANKAKADLFVSLHRNSTATANTTKGIEIWIHSSGSERSYAAADDILTNLEEVGITDNRGVRIGTQGDSDDDYAVIRDTDMTSMIIEMGFMTSQDDLDYFNENIENYAKAISNGIVEWLNEYVE; encoded by the coding sequence ATGAGCAAACGAAAAAAGAAAATGACAGTAAAGCAACTACGTGCCCTTGTGGCATTTCTGGTTGTAATAAATATTATATTGCTGATTTGTGTTCTCGTGCTTGGAATATTTCTGGCAAAGGCAAACTCCGGCAAAGCCAGACAGCAGACTGTGCGCCTGAAAAAAGCAAATGATACATATACCGTATGTGTGGATGCCGGCCACGGCGGAAGCGATGTGGGAGCTGTTGGACTCGATGGAAGCTACGAAAAAGATGACAATCTCCGGCTTGCCCTGAAGGTTGCTGATGCCCTTGAAAAGAGCGGTGTCAACGTGGTTCTGACAAGATCTGATGACAGCGATACACAGCTCGCTTCAAGATCAGTCATAGCAAACAAGGCGAAAGCGGACTTATTCGTATCCCTACACCGCAATTCAACCGCAACAGCCAATACCACAAAGGGGATAGAGATATGGATACATAGTTCAGGTTCGGAACGCAGTTACGCGGCGGCAGACGACATCCTGACTAACCTTGAGGAAGTTGGCATAACCGACAACCGAGGTGTGAGGATTGGAACCCAGGGAGACAGTGACGACGATTACGCGGTGATCCGTGACACGGATATGACAAGCATGATTATAGAGATGGGATTTATGACAAGTCAGGATGATCTGGACTACTTTAACGAAAATATTGAAAACTACGCCAAGGCAATATCCAACGGGATTGTGGAATGGCTCAATGAATATGTTGAATAA
- a CDS encoding RNA polymerase sigma factor, producing MTDREFEQCMSAMAAGDSDSLRHIYDAYLKLIYAVVYDAIGQREEAEDVTSEFFIKLYSIAGSYKPGNGHKKWLVTIARNMAVDRIRKIDREALVDEIPETGQSGSMEEQVVNSVSLKVAMESLKPDEREIVDMKVAGGFTFREISEIVGKPMGTVTWLYNSAIKRLRRCRL from the coding sequence ATGACAGACAGAGAATTTGAACAGTGCATGTCTGCGATGGCGGCGGGCGACAGTGATAGCCTGCGGCACATATATGATGCGTATCTGAAGCTCATATATGCTGTGGTGTACGACGCCATAGGACAGCGCGAGGAGGCTGAGGATGTGACATCGGAATTCTTCATCAAGCTGTACAGCATTGCGGGAAGCTATAAGCCGGGAAATGGACATAAGAAATGGCTGGTCACGATCGCCCGGAATATGGCGGTGGACAGGATCAGGAAGATAGACCGTGAGGCTCTGGTGGATGAGATACCGGAGACCGGGCAGAGTGGCAGCATGGAGGAACAGGTTGTGAACAGCGTGTCACTGAAGGTGGCCATGGAGTCGCTTAAGCCTGATGAGCGGGAGATAGTTGATATGAAGGTGGCTGGAGGATTTACCTTCAGAGAGATATCAGAGATAGTTGGCAAGCCGATGGGAACAGTCACGTGGCTTTACAACAGTGCAATCAAGAGACTTAGGAGGTGCAGACTATGA
- a CDS encoding indolepyruvate oxidoreductase subunit beta, producing the protein METKNIMIVGVGGQGTLLTSRILGGITTAAGYDVKLSEVHGMSQRGGSVVTYVRYGEKVNEPIVEEGCADVLIAFERLEALRYAHFLKKDGVIIVNDQRIDPITVVTGVAQYPDGIIENLSKEYKVISVDAMDEAKKLGNNKVFNTVIIGIAAQHMDFSHDAWVEVIKNTVPPKTVEKNLEAFEVGYNL; encoded by the coding sequence ATGGAGACAAAAAATATTATGATCGTCGGCGTAGGCGGACAGGGAACACTTCTCACAAGCCGTATACTCGGTGGAATCACCACGGCAGCAGGATATGATGTCAAGCTCTCAGAGGTTCACGGAATGAGCCAGAGAGGTGGAAGTGTTGTTACATATGTAAGATATGGCGAGAAGGTCAATGAGCCTATCGTTGAAGAGGGCTGTGCAGATGTGCTTATAGCATTTGAGAGACTTGAGGCGCTCAGATATGCACACTTTCTGAAGAAGGATGGAGTTATCATAGTCAATGACCAGAGAATAGATCCGATAACAGTAGTTACAGGCGTAGCACAGTATCCGGATGGAATCATAGAGAATCTGAGCAAGGAGTATAAGGTAATATCTGTGGATGCCATGGATGAGGCTAAGAAGCTTGGCAACAATAAGGTATTCAACACAGTTATCATAGGTATCGCAGCTCAGCATATGGATTTTTCACATGATGCATGGGTAGAGGTCATCAAGAATACGGTTCCACCTAAGACGGTTGAGAAGAACCTTGAGGCATTTGAGGTTGGATATAATCTGTAA